The following proteins come from a genomic window of Meles meles chromosome 1, mMelMel3.1 paternal haplotype, whole genome shotgun sequence:
- the MAPK15 gene encoding mitogen-activated protein kinase 15 isoform X2 — protein sequence MCAAEVDRHVAQRYLLKRRLGKGAYGIVWKAVDRRTGEVVAIKKIFDAFRDKTDAQRTFREITLLQELGDHPNIIRLLDVIRAENDRDIYLVFESMDTDLNAVICKGRLRKDTHKRFIIYQLLRATKFIHSGHVIHRDQKPSNVLLDSSCLVKLCDFGLARSLGGLPEGPEGQALTDYVATRWYRAPEVLLSSSWVPPPTRAPLPAPGTPPGWTCGVWAASWGRCFEEGPCSQARPRCTSWSSSWRPSHRRPRRTSWLLAQATVPRSCPAYGPGHGSRWTPSCRQTHPRRPWISSGASWYLPRTSGLAQPRRCSTPTCRGSTARPESGPWIRLCGSRCSKEFSSQPPSIAAASIRRRLRSQEPSAAELGPPAPASAPARSRESGEAPWGDAGGPLGTLVGEAQRQGGGALPGQAGRRPGGHPGPSPERLAPGPRAARERRATGPSRASRGRPARAPAWPEDVQRLGLAGGSGRREGCARGLLSSVRYRLPLGTGPPAAAPRAPRLSRRTSLQPGSSAQPLPLAQSPAPLPDPDLPPSPPCSPPARICLATFSRSRGLVRASPAG from the exons GCCTATGGCATCGTGTGGAAGGCAGTGGATAGGAGGACTGGCGAGGTCGTGGCCATCAAGAAAATCTTCGATGCCTTTAGAGATAAGACGGATGCCCAG AGAACGTTCCGGGAAATCACGCTGCTCCAG GAACTTGGGGACCATCCCAACATCATCCGCCTCCTGGATGTGATCCGGGCGGAGAATGACAGGGACATTTACCTCGTGTTTGAGTCTATGG ACACGGACCTGAACGCCGTCATCTGTAAGGGCAGGCTGCGGAAGGACACCCACAAACGCTTCATCATCTACCAACTCCTGCGGGCCACCAAGTTCATCCACTCGGGACATGTCATCCACCGGGACCAGAAG CCGTCCAACGTTCTCCTGGACTCCAGCTGCTTGGTGAAGCTCTGCGACTTTGGTCTCGCCCGCTCCCTCGGTGGCCTCCCTGAGGGGCCTGAGGGCCAGGCCCTGACCGATTACGTGGCCACGCGCTGGTACCGGGCTCCCGAGGTGCTGCTGTCCTCCAGCTG GGTCCCCCCCCCGACGCGTGcaccccttcctgccccaggTACACCCCCGGGGTGGACATGTGGAGTCTGGGCTGCATCCTGGGGGAGATGCTTCGAGGAAGGCCCCTGTTCCCAGGCACGTCCACGCTGCACCAGCTGGAGCTCATCCTGGAGACCATCCCACCGCCGTCCAAGGAGG ACCTCCTGGCTCTTGGCTCAAGCTACAGTGCCTCGATCCTGCCCTGCCTACGGGCCTG GCCACGGCAGCCGCTGGACACCCTCCTGCCGCCAGACACACCCCCGGAGGCCTTGGATCTCCTCAGGGGCCTCCTGGTATTTGCCCCGGACAAGCGGCTTAGCGCAGCCCAGGCGCTGCAGCACCCCTACGTGCAGAG GTTCCACTGCCCGGCCCGAGAGTGGACCCTGGATTCGGCTGTGCGGCTCCCGGTGCTCGAAGGAGTTCAGCTCTCAGCCCCCGAGTATCGCAGCCGCGTCTATCAG ACGTCGTCTGCGGAGCCAAGAACCTTCCGCGGCAGAACTCGGCCCCCCTGCTCCAGCCTCCGCCCCCGCGAGGTCTCGGGAGAGCGGGGAAGCCCCCTGGGGCGACGCCGGAGGCCCCCTCGGCACCCTCGTGG GTGAAGCGCAGCGGCAAGGGGGCGGCGCCCTCCCTGGCCAGGCAGGCCGCCGCCCAGGTGGCCATCCAGGCCCTAGTCCGGAGCGACTGGCACCCGGGCCGAGAGCTGCGCGCGAGCGGCGCGCGACGG GTCCCTCGCGGGCTTCCCGCGGACGGCCGGCCCGAGCCCCGGCCTGGCCGGAGGATGTTCAGCGCCTCGGCCTCGCAGGGGGCTCAGGGCGCCGCGAGGGCTGCGCTCGGGGGCTACTCTCAAGCGTACGGTACCGTCTGCCGCTCGGCACTGGGCCGCCTGCCGCTGCTCCCAGGGCCCCGCGCCTGAGCCGCCGCACCAGCCTCCAGCCCGGCTCTTCTGCTCAGCCCTTGCCCCTTGCCCagtcccctgcccctctcccagacCCAGATTTACCCCCAAGTCCCCCATGCTCCCCACCAGCCAGAATCTGCCTGGCCACATTCTCGAGATCCAGGGGGCTTGTCCGGGCCTCTCCCGCGGGGTAG
- the MAPK15 gene encoding mitogen-activated protein kinase 15 isoform X1: protein MCAAEVDRHVAQRYLLKRRLGKGAYGIVWKAVDRRTGEVVAIKKIFDAFRDKTDAQRTFREITLLQELGDHPNIIRLLDVIRAENDRDIYLVFESMDTDLNAVICKGRLRKDTHKRFIIYQLLRATKFIHSGHVIHRDQKPSNVLLDSSCLVKLCDFGLARSLGGLPEGPEGQALTDYVATRWYRAPEVLLSSSWYTPGVDMWSLGCILGEMLRGRPLFPGTSTLHQLELILETIPPPSKEDLLALGSSYSASILPCLRAWPRQPLDTLLPPDTPPEALDLLRGLLVFAPDKRLSAAQALQHPYVQRFHCPAREWTLDSAVRLPVLEGVQLSAPEYRSRVYQVLWRPPLPSLIRAHPRAPPLPQRPPDPLHTRGAPLSAPPSPQMILERRANSRGPREKGVGGTPLGAEPGAPAPQAPLLRPSAALPPAPGSPTRNPGRRPQSGPAQRPAPDVVCGAKNLPRQNSAPLLQPPPPRGLGRAGKPPGATPEAPSAPSWVKRSGKGAAPSLARQAAAQVAIQALVRSDWHPGRELRASGARRVPRGLPADGRPEPRPGRRMFSASASQGAQGAARAALGGYSQAYGTVCRSALGRLPLLPGPRA, encoded by the exons GCCTATGGCATCGTGTGGAAGGCAGTGGATAGGAGGACTGGCGAGGTCGTGGCCATCAAGAAAATCTTCGATGCCTTTAGAGATAAGACGGATGCCCAG AGAACGTTCCGGGAAATCACGCTGCTCCAG GAACTTGGGGACCATCCCAACATCATCCGCCTCCTGGATGTGATCCGGGCGGAGAATGACAGGGACATTTACCTCGTGTTTGAGTCTATGG ACACGGACCTGAACGCCGTCATCTGTAAGGGCAGGCTGCGGAAGGACACCCACAAACGCTTCATCATCTACCAACTCCTGCGGGCCACCAAGTTCATCCACTCGGGACATGTCATCCACCGGGACCAGAAG CCGTCCAACGTTCTCCTGGACTCCAGCTGCTTGGTGAAGCTCTGCGACTTTGGTCTCGCCCGCTCCCTCGGTGGCCTCCCTGAGGGGCCTGAGGGCCAGGCCCTGACCGATTACGTGGCCACGCGCTGGTACCGGGCTCCCGAGGTGCTGCTGTCCTCCAGCTG gTACACCCCCGGGGTGGACATGTGGAGTCTGGGCTGCATCCTGGGGGAGATGCTTCGAGGAAGGCCCCTGTTCCCAGGCACGTCCACGCTGCACCAGCTGGAGCTCATCCTGGAGACCATCCCACCGCCGTCCAAGGAGG ACCTCCTGGCTCTTGGCTCAAGCTACAGTGCCTCGATCCTGCCCTGCCTACGGGCCTG GCCACGGCAGCCGCTGGACACCCTCCTGCCGCCAGACACACCCCCGGAGGCCTTGGATCTCCTCAGGGGCCTCCTGGTATTTGCCCCGGACAAGCGGCTTAGCGCAGCCCAGGCGCTGCAGCACCCCTACGTGCAGAG GTTCCACTGCCCGGCCCGAGAGTGGACCCTGGATTCGGCTGTGCGGCTCCCGGTGCTCGAAGGAGTTCAGCTCTCAGCCCCCGAGTATCGCAGCCGCGTCTATCAGGTGCTGTGGCGGCCACCACTGCCGTCCCTCATCCGCGCTCACCCTcgagcccctcccctgcctcagcGACCCCCGGACCCTCTGCACACGCGCGGTGCACCCCTGagcgcccctccctccccgcagaTGATCCTGGAGCGCAGGGCCAACAGCCGGGGCCCCAGAGAGAAGGGCGTGGGGGGCACACCCCTGGGCGCAGAGCCCGGCGCCCCCGCGCCGCAGGCGCCCCTGCTCAGACCCAGCGCCGCGCTTCCGCCGGCCCCCGGCTCGCCCACGCGGAACCCCGGACGCAGACCTCAGAGCGGCCCGGCTCAGCGGCCCGCGCCGG ACGTCGTCTGCGGAGCCAAGAACCTTCCGCGGCAGAACTCGGCCCCCCTGCTCCAGCCTCCGCCCCCGCGAGGTCTCGGGAGAGCGGGGAAGCCCCCTGGGGCGACGCCGGAGGCCCCCTCGGCACCCTCGTGG GTGAAGCGCAGCGGCAAGGGGGCGGCGCCCTCCCTGGCCAGGCAGGCCGCCGCCCAGGTGGCCATCCAGGCCCTAGTCCGGAGCGACTGGCACCCGGGCCGAGAGCTGCGCGCGAGCGGCGCGCGACGG GTCCCTCGCGGGCTTCCCGCGGACGGCCGGCCCGAGCCCCGGCCTGGCCGGAGGATGTTCAGCGCCTCGGCCTCGCAGGGGGCTCAGGGCGCCGCGAGGGCTGCGCTCGGGGGCTACTCTCAAGCGTACGGTACCGTCTGCCGCTCGGCACTGGGCCGCCTGCCGCTGCTCCCAGGGCCCCGCGCCTGA
- the MAPK15 gene encoding mitogen-activated protein kinase 15 isoform X3: MCAAEVDRHVAQRYLLKRRLGKGAYGIVWKAVDRRTGEVVAIKKIFDAFRDKTDAQRTFREITLLQELGDHPNIIRLLDVIRAENDRDIYLVFESMDTDLNAVICKGRLRKDTHKRFIIYQLLRATKFIHSGHVIHRDQKPSNVLLDSSCLVKLCDFGLARSLGGLPEGPEGQALTDYVATRWYRAPEVLLSSSWVPPPTRAPLPAPGTPPGWTCGVWAASWGRCFEEGPCSQARPRCTSWSSSWRPSHRRPRRTSWLLAQATVPRSCPAYGPGHGSRWTPSCRQTHPRRPWISSGASWYLPRTSGLAQPRRCSTPTCRGSTARPESGPWIRLCGSRCSKEFSSQPPSIAAASIRRRLRSQEPSAAELGPPAPASAPARSRESGEAPWGDAGGPLGTLVGEAQRQGGGALPGQAGRRPGGHPGPSPERLAPGPRAARERRATGELPGRPSRPLGRGVRRGLGPPLPLVPPLTPPLDRVQVPRGLPADGRPEPRPGRRMFSASASQGAQGAARAALGGYSQAYGTVCRSALGRLPLLPGPRA, from the exons GCCTATGGCATCGTGTGGAAGGCAGTGGATAGGAGGACTGGCGAGGTCGTGGCCATCAAGAAAATCTTCGATGCCTTTAGAGATAAGACGGATGCCCAG AGAACGTTCCGGGAAATCACGCTGCTCCAG GAACTTGGGGACCATCCCAACATCATCCGCCTCCTGGATGTGATCCGGGCGGAGAATGACAGGGACATTTACCTCGTGTTTGAGTCTATGG ACACGGACCTGAACGCCGTCATCTGTAAGGGCAGGCTGCGGAAGGACACCCACAAACGCTTCATCATCTACCAACTCCTGCGGGCCACCAAGTTCATCCACTCGGGACATGTCATCCACCGGGACCAGAAG CCGTCCAACGTTCTCCTGGACTCCAGCTGCTTGGTGAAGCTCTGCGACTTTGGTCTCGCCCGCTCCCTCGGTGGCCTCCCTGAGGGGCCTGAGGGCCAGGCCCTGACCGATTACGTGGCCACGCGCTGGTACCGGGCTCCCGAGGTGCTGCTGTCCTCCAGCTG GGTCCCCCCCCCGACGCGTGcaccccttcctgccccaggTACACCCCCGGGGTGGACATGTGGAGTCTGGGCTGCATCCTGGGGGAGATGCTTCGAGGAAGGCCCCTGTTCCCAGGCACGTCCACGCTGCACCAGCTGGAGCTCATCCTGGAGACCATCCCACCGCCGTCCAAGGAGG ACCTCCTGGCTCTTGGCTCAAGCTACAGTGCCTCGATCCTGCCCTGCCTACGGGCCTG GCCACGGCAGCCGCTGGACACCCTCCTGCCGCCAGACACACCCCCGGAGGCCTTGGATCTCCTCAGGGGCCTCCTGGTATTTGCCCCGGACAAGCGGCTTAGCGCAGCCCAGGCGCTGCAGCACCCCTACGTGCAGAG GTTCCACTGCCCGGCCCGAGAGTGGACCCTGGATTCGGCTGTGCGGCTCCCGGTGCTCGAAGGAGTTCAGCTCTCAGCCCCCGAGTATCGCAGCCGCGTCTATCAG ACGTCGTCTGCGGAGCCAAGAACCTTCCGCGGCAGAACTCGGCCCCCCTGCTCCAGCCTCCGCCCCCGCGAGGTCTCGGGAGAGCGGGGAAGCCCCCTGGGGCGACGCCGGAGGCCCCCTCGGCACCCTCGTGG GTGAAGCGCAGCGGCAAGGGGGCGGCGCCCTCCCTGGCCAGGCAGGCCGCCGCCCAGGTGGCCATCCAGGCCCTAGTCCGGAGCGACTGGCACCCGGGCCGAGAGCTGCGCGCGAGCGGCGCGCGACGGGTGAGCTCCCGGGCCGTCCTTCCCGCCCCCTCGGCCGCGGGGTTCGCCGGGGTCtgggccctcccctccctctggtcCCGCCCCTCACGCCGCCCCTGGACCGTGTGCAGGTCCCTCGCGGGCTTCCCGCGGACGGCCGGCCCGAGCCCCGGCCTGGCCGGAGGATGTTCAGCGCCTCGGCCTCGCAGGGGGCTCAGGGCGCCGCGAGGGCTGCGCTCGGGGGCTACTCTCAAGCGTACGGTACCGTCTGCCGCTCGGCACTGGGCCGCCTGCCGCTGCTCCCAGGGCCCCGCGCCTGA